From Pseudomonas vanderleydeniana, the proteins below share one genomic window:
- a CDS encoding ATP-binding protein has protein sequence MNKLAIWLAKEVLGKVQGATQGYSSINPEYRLIFRGPPLEILEQTYSDLTQNGGIQVQGRQDGSKATLPVLLQYPGNQLQGPKPLIGQSGKCDNDHLLNVRNDPTNPSFVALVPPGLHNNLSIESTTDEFGLGSDTSTGSTSFDIWWRDEFVQQAVEQALTVAGVDPQQKDDAKALIEKATGAVDEIDPDKSSHRLAWHLLSRIYSIASTNQGLPAGQALALACGFPPMEDGKISPKIQQSTLDKISEELADGFKTGIERLTANATPETDKALRELLAHLQSNCDIPTAFERATAAFYLPNAGLELTAPPSWWTTLTIEQWTELLSNEENQAIGEVAIQCTNGIIPINKGMPALVRGQVELAVSTSEGYQPQEVQLTGGSQGKAFISLPVALNGPTRYSDSSPPAHKTPMSYKVIAGGSKPASIRVISLETWQPGIVVSCRLATKSTPPKKPRKKSAKLHWETALSLPGSGRYELRIHLSPGVSLGTVEGLSDDTTEIEAGKQDIETKQVGEDEYLIEIEADGKYQLDIAFTLPGEKAPSICRAYLACEETKEEGCRSEFERLIKLNRRHLEKFDTKAVVHLERNSRASSLQSWMLEEQNAAISFRPLVISNDYASQWAPPDWNAIDGPILSRGQFLHDPRPQAEHFQPPKGFIEARQELAKYIRGEDQSGLLESAPLGAWLSNDPDFRSLVESYLDSFMSWVSTNPSVACWVDTVIVCSLQADGRTLDRIPDAIILSPLHPLRLAWHCLAQKVLRDEVEGDSACPCPAASILDPDCIPDLLTLCLQSPSGEDSVDFLSVECSSDYWSVLWNGSRLNQIPERTSRAPFDSSLGLTVGGISSGFSPAQVSRALDDVTDLLSAKPIVSLVVSSAGGTTDACNEGLANWCTKRFGNGDQDKTRQSVGARILEVFDTRKTGVPDQATIANLSEDTDNHVRWYDKQPVNSKPDLGIIAQLNSADPESKEVGILSPLSVGGLIRHRVRRQLKASFLSESRQGLQMPLSGDPFADKVSTCMLMLEKIRDGKVGLQFSPNTHAISGMLEGNSAGFVAVSSSAIDPACFLGGWIEGTYLWDYDLPAYSHRAGDTSGYYLLSQVKEADRDALRRVLKPLPDCGNLDDNQIEQILLEVARRGIPTVRGLSGDDTGATGDLGLFLAVRLLQDQFRQEGNLNSLLPVLAGTPEDSTIAIIIPVDPFRGYLSDLARSLGKERKEMSLSRPDLLAVGVRACNDRIQLHLTPIEVKCRQNSVFSSGDSTEALNQAKALSTLLRAIEERATTSLAWRLAFQHLLLSMIGFGLRVYSQHQAVDGQAGRWASYHERIAAAILNPTPTISIDEKGRLIVVDGSPDSDSHDRDGDGYAETIVISSKDAGRMIVGNDAQSFYDSVRSKVNDWGLLPASTNEPSSPTSKSTSIVEAPVLSEEQTGTPASEPGEKANGSSLELIEQSSTTTSSPMAAPATPVSSGIVLSVGKTVDGFEPRPLTLNISNTQLNQLNIGVVGDLGTGKTQFLKSLILQISRSRDENRGITPRFLIFDYKRDYSSDDFVKATGAKVVKPYRLPLNLFDTTGMGESSAPWLDRFRFFSDVLDKVYTGIGPVQRDKLKKAVRNAYDTANAENRQPTIYDIHEEYSQLLAGKSDSPMAIIDDLVDMEVFARDGDIKPFDEFLDGVVVISLDAMGQDDRSKNMLVAVMLNMFYENMLRTPKRPFIGDSPQLRAIDSYLLVDEADNIMRYEFDVLRKLLLQGREFGAGVILASQYLRHFKAGATDYRDPLLTWFIHKVPNATPNELGALGFTSDLAELSERVKTLPNHHCLYKSFDATGEVIRGLPFFELTSQS, from the coding sequence CCGGCGTAGATCCGCAGCAAAAAGATGATGCGAAGGCCCTAATCGAGAAAGCTACCGGAGCAGTCGATGAAATTGATCCAGACAAAAGTAGCCATCGACTTGCCTGGCACTTACTGTCTCGCATCTACTCAATAGCAAGTACAAACCAAGGACTACCTGCTGGACAGGCACTTGCCCTAGCCTGTGGATTTCCTCCAATGGAGGATGGCAAGATTTCGCCAAAAATCCAACAGTCCACACTAGACAAAATATCCGAAGAGCTTGCCGATGGTTTCAAGACAGGGATCGAACGCCTGACAGCAAATGCAACACCAGAAACAGATAAAGCACTTCGCGAATTGCTCGCCCATTTACAGTCAAACTGTGACATACCTACGGCCTTCGAGCGTGCGACCGCGGCCTTCTACCTACCCAATGCGGGACTAGAACTAACGGCTCCTCCGTCTTGGTGGACAACCCTGACTATCGAGCAATGGACAGAACTGCTCTCGAACGAAGAGAACCAGGCCATTGGTGAAGTTGCCATCCAATGCACTAACGGCATTATCCCGATTAACAAGGGAATGCCAGCCCTGGTCAGAGGTCAGGTCGAACTCGCCGTCTCTACCAGTGAGGGCTATCAGCCTCAGGAGGTCCAACTGACGGGTGGGTCGCAGGGTAAAGCTTTCATATCATTGCCTGTCGCTCTAAATGGACCAACCCGCTATTCAGACTCAAGCCCCCCTGCCCATAAGACTCCGATGAGCTACAAGGTCATTGCTGGCGGCTCTAAACCTGCAAGTATCCGAGTCATATCCCTGGAGACCTGGCAACCCGGCATTGTCGTTAGTTGCAGACTAGCAACTAAATCGACACCACCCAAGAAACCCAGAAAGAAGTCGGCGAAATTGCATTGGGAAACAGCTCTTTCGCTCCCAGGATCAGGGCGTTATGAACTGCGGATCCACCTGTCGCCTGGAGTGTCCCTAGGAACGGTTGAAGGCCTATCCGACGACACTACTGAGATAGAGGCTGGCAAGCAGGATATCGAGACAAAGCAAGTTGGTGAGGACGAGTACCTCATTGAGATAGAAGCCGACGGTAAGTACCAGCTTGATATTGCGTTCACCCTGCCGGGTGAAAAAGCGCCATCGATTTGTAGAGCCTATCTGGCTTGCGAAGAGACGAAGGAGGAAGGTTGTCGTAGTGAATTCGAACGCCTCATCAAGCTCAATCGCAGGCATCTCGAAAAATTCGATACCAAGGCCGTCGTACACCTAGAACGAAACTCTCGTGCCTCCAGTCTTCAGTCCTGGATGCTCGAAGAGCAGAATGCAGCAATTTCATTCAGGCCATTGGTTATTTCAAACGACTATGCCTCACAATGGGCACCACCTGATTGGAATGCAATTGATGGCCCGATACTCTCTCGAGGCCAGTTCCTGCACGACCCACGCCCACAGGCAGAACACTTCCAGCCACCGAAAGGTTTCATCGAGGCCCGTCAAGAGCTGGCAAAGTACATCCGAGGGGAAGACCAGTCGGGGCTGCTTGAGTCCGCCCCTCTGGGAGCTTGGCTGTCAAATGACCCGGATTTTAGGTCTCTAGTCGAAAGCTACCTCGACTCATTCATGTCATGGGTCAGCACCAATCCGTCAGTTGCTTGCTGGGTGGATACCGTTATCGTCTGCTCGCTGCAAGCAGATGGCCGCACTCTGGATAGGATCCCAGACGCAATTATCCTATCCCCTCTTCATCCATTGCGTCTTGCATGGCATTGCCTCGCCCAGAAGGTGCTGAGGGACGAAGTCGAGGGGGACTCAGCATGCCCATGTCCGGCAGCCAGCATCCTAGATCCAGATTGCATTCCTGATCTATTGACCCTTTGCCTGCAGTCACCGAGTGGCGAAGATAGCGTGGACTTCCTATCAGTAGAATGTAGCTCTGACTACTGGTCAGTGCTCTGGAATGGCTCCCGGCTAAACCAAATTCCTGAACGTACCAGCCGGGCCCCTTTCGACAGTAGTCTCGGACTCACAGTGGGCGGTATATCTAGCGGATTCAGCCCAGCCCAAGTTTCTCGTGCACTCGACGACGTGACGGACCTGTTATCAGCAAAACCTATCGTCAGCTTGGTTGTATCCAGTGCAGGCGGCACTACGGATGCCTGTAACGAAGGTCTAGCAAATTGGTGCACAAAGCGCTTTGGCAACGGAGATCAGGACAAGACACGTCAAAGTGTTGGAGCAAGAATTCTGGAGGTGTTCGACACAAGGAAAACCGGAGTACCCGATCAGGCGACGATAGCCAATCTCTCTGAAGATACCGACAATCATGTCCGTTGGTACGATAAGCAACCTGTCAACTCCAAACCCGATCTTGGAATAATTGCCCAGCTAAACTCAGCCGATCCCGAGTCCAAGGAAGTGGGAATACTATCCCCACTGAGTGTAGGGGGACTGATCAGGCACCGAGTTAGGCGTCAACTAAAAGCCTCGTTCCTAAGCGAATCCAGACAAGGCCTGCAAATGCCCCTGTCAGGCGATCCATTTGCCGACAAAGTATCCACTTGCATGCTCATGCTGGAGAAAATCCGGGATGGTAAGGTCGGACTGCAATTTTCCCCAAACACCCATGCAATTTCCGGCATGCTTGAGGGCAATAGCGCAGGGTTTGTCGCTGTCTCATCCTCAGCTATTGATCCTGCGTGTTTCCTCGGAGGTTGGATCGAAGGTACCTACCTATGGGACTACGACCTGCCTGCATACTCCCACCGCGCAGGTGATACCAGCGGCTACTATCTCTTGTCACAGGTCAAGGAAGCAGATCGGGACGCGCTTCGAAGAGTGCTGAAGCCCCTGCCGGATTGCGGAAACCTAGACGACAACCAGATCGAGCAGATACTTCTTGAAGTCGCCAGACGTGGGATCCCTACTGTGCGAGGCCTATCTGGAGACGACACAGGCGCTACTGGAGATCTCGGTCTCTTTCTTGCCGTTCGCCTGCTGCAGGACCAATTCCGCCAGGAAGGTAACCTGAACAGCCTACTGCCAGTTCTTGCAGGTACCCCAGAAGACTCGACCATAGCTATTATCATTCCGGTCGACCCCTTCCGAGGATACCTTTCCGACCTCGCTCGCTCCCTGGGCAAGGAACGCAAGGAAATGTCCCTGTCACGTCCAGACCTGCTTGCGGTGGGTGTAAGAGCATGCAATGACAGAATTCAATTGCACCTTACTCCCATCGAGGTCAAATGCAGGCAAAACAGTGTGTTCAGTTCTGGTGACTCGACCGAGGCGCTGAATCAGGCAAAGGCGCTTTCGACACTGCTGCGTGCCATCGAGGAACGCGCGACCACATCGCTCGCCTGGCGGCTAGCCTTCCAGCACCTATTGTTGTCGATGATAGGCTTTGGCCTAAGGGTGTATAGCCAACATCAAGCCGTGGATGGGCAAGCCGGACGCTGGGCCAGCTACCACGAGCGTATTGCCGCAGCGATACTTAACCCTACTCCAACGATTAGCATCGACGAAAAAGGACGCCTAATCGTAGTTGATGGCTCCCCCGACAGCGACTCGCATGACCGTGATGGAGATGGCTATGCAGAGACAATCGTCATATCCAGCAAAGATGCGGGCCGGATGATTGTCGGAAACGACGCCCAATCTTTCTACGACTCTGTTCGTAGCAAAGTCAATGATTGGGGGCTACTGCCTGCGAGCACAAACGAGCCGTCCTCTCCAACATCGAAATCGACATCGATAGTTGAAGCCCCTGTCTTGAGCGAAGAGCAAACGGGTACGCCTGCATCGGAACCAGGAGAGAAAGCAAACGGCTCCTCCCTTGAATTGATAGAGCAATCATCTACCACAACGAGTTCACCCATGGCCGCACCAGCTACTCCAGTCAGCAGCGGAATTGTCCTGTCTGTAGGCAAGACCGTCGATGGTTTCGAGCCTCGCCCACTCACTCTCAACATATCCAACACCCAGCTCAACCAGCTGAACATTGGCGTCGTCGGTGACCTCGGGACAGGGAAGACCCAGTTCCTGAAATCCCTAATTCTGCAGATCTCTAGGTCTCGCGATGAAAACCGAGGGATAACACCTAGATTCCTCATCTTCGACTACAAGCGCGACTACAGCAGCGACGATTTTGTTAAGGCGACAGGTGCCAAGGTCGTGAAGCCCTATCGCCTTCCCCTGAACCTATTCGACACAACAGGCATGGGCGAGTCTTCTGCCCCCTGGCTAGACAGGTTCCGGTTCTTCTCAGACGTTCTGGACAAGGTGTACACAGGCATAGGGCCTGTTCAACGAGACAAGCTCAAAAAGGCTGTCCGTAATGCCTATGACACAGCCAACGCAGAAAATAGGCAGCCAACGATCTACGACATACACGAAGAATACAGCCAGCTACTCGCCGGCAAGTCGGACTCACCAATGGCAATCATTGATGATCTGGTAGACATGGAAGTCTTCGCTCGCGACGGAGATATCAAACCGTTCGACGAGTTCCTAGACGGGGTCGTGGTTATATCCCTGGACGCCATGGGACAGGACGACAGAAGCAAGAACATGCTCGTTGCCGTCATGCTAAATATGTTCTACGAGAACATGCTTCGGACCCCAAAACGTCCCTTCATAGGTGATTCACCACAGCTCCGAGCCATAGACTCGTACCTATTGGTGGACGAGGCAGACAACATCATGCGATATGAATTCGACGTCCTGCGGAAGCTACTTTTGCAAGGGCGGGAGTTCGGAGCGGGTGTGATTCTTGCATCTCAGTACCTCCGGCACTTCAAGGCTGGAGCGACCGATTATCGCGACCCTCTGCTAACTTGGTTTATTCACAAGGTACCCAATGCCACGCCAAACGAACTTGGCGCCCTGGGGTTCACATCGGACCTAGCCGAGCTATCCGAACGCGTGAAGACGCTTCCGAACCATCATTGCCTCTACAAATCGTTCGATGCTACAGGTGAAGTCATACGTGGCCTCCCCTTCTTCGAGCTCACCAGCCAGAGTTAA
- a CDS encoding very short patch repair endonuclease, producing MTDILSPAERSKRMSRIRSKDTRPELVLRKILHGLGLRYRLHSIRLPGKPDLIFPRYNVVVFVHGCFWHRHAECNIATTPKSNTPFWLEKFEKNVERDIRVRSQLENLGWRVFVVWECELASTKKAQATAERLNGWIRDDEKS from the coding sequence TTGACTGACATCCTTTCCCCAGCAGAACGTTCGAAGAGGATGTCACGCATCAGAAGCAAGGACACCCGTCCAGAGCTTGTCCTACGCAAAATCCTTCATGGACTTGGGCTTAGATATCGACTGCACAGCATCAGGCTTCCCGGAAAACCGGACCTGATATTTCCTCGCTACAACGTAGTAGTGTTCGTGCATGGATGCTTTTGGCACCGCCATGCGGAATGCAACATCGCTACAACCCCCAAGAGCAATACACCCTTTTGGCTTGAGAAGTTTGAGAAAAATGTTGAGCGGGACATACGAGTCAGGTCACAGCTGGAAAATCTCGGATGGAGGGTATTCGTGGTTTGGGAGTGTGAGCTCGCCTCCACAAAAAAAGCGCAAGCTACTGCAGAGCGACTTAACGGGTGGATTCGCGATGACGAAAAATCCTGA
- a CDS encoding DUF4276 family protein — MKLYVEGGGSAASLRTACREGFSKLLDKAGFKGRMPRIVACGSRNDAYDSFYTAIRNGEKAMLLIDSEAPVIAAAQPGDAREADDRANWLPWQHLLQRQGDGWKKPEGSEDWQCQLMVQCMESWLLADRQVLKEFFGQGYQENKLPALGNSLERVAKERVYDAFADATRNCKSKDQYGKGEHSFKLLGLIDPAKVSEASPWAKRFFEMLEKRM; from the coding sequence GTGAAGCTCTATGTCGAAGGGGGAGGGAGCGCTGCTTCATTGCGAACGGCCTGTCGTGAGGGGTTTTCGAAGCTTCTGGACAAGGCCGGCTTCAAGGGGCGCATGCCCAGAATCGTGGCGTGTGGCAGCCGTAATGACGCGTACGATTCTTTCTACACCGCGATACGCAATGGCGAGAAGGCCATGTTGCTGATAGATAGCGAGGCGCCGGTGATCGCGGCGGCGCAACCGGGTGATGCGCGCGAGGCCGACGACCGCGCCAACTGGTTGCCATGGCAACATCTGCTCCAGCGACAAGGGGATGGTTGGAAAAAGCCTGAGGGCTCTGAGGATTGGCAGTGTCAGTTGATGGTGCAATGCATGGAAAGCTGGTTGCTGGCGGATCGGCAGGTGCTCAAGGAGTTTTTCGGGCAGGGTTATCAGGAAAATAAACTGCCGGCTCTGGGCAATTCTCTTGAGCGTGTAGCTAAGGAGCGTGTCTACGATGCGTTCGCCGACGCGACCCGCAATTGCAAATCCAAGGATCAGTACGGCAAGGGCGAGCATTCCTTCAAATTGCTGGGGCTGATCGACCCGGCCAAAGTGAGCGAGGCTTCGCCTTGGGCCAAGCGGTTTTTTGAGATGCTTGAAAAGCGCATGTGA
- a CDS encoding AAA family ATPase — translation MLIHSIRLANFLSFGTSSTPVPLSSLNVIIGPNGSGKSNLLESIELLRSAPEQLSKPIREGGGVRDWLWKGAKGTPTAALDFVIAHPRGAQNLRYQLAFTEVGQRFEIADERVENEKPDGARHAQPYFFYHFNGGRPVLNLKGGGSRSLQQEDVDLEKSILSQRRDPDQYPEVTYLGQTLGKIRLYREWSFGRYTTPRLPQKADLPNDVLEPDCSNLGLVLNRLRRDPAVKRRLLTALQSLYSGIDDYDVQIEGGTVQVFFHEGNMTVPATRLSDGTLRYLCLLAVLCHPNPPPLICIEEPELGLHPDILPTLADLLKEASTRTQLIVTTHSDVLVDAMSDQPESVLVAEKSESGTTLTRLNAEKLKPWLEKYRLGQLWTRGEIGGTRW, via the coding sequence ATGCTGATCCACTCCATTCGACTGGCGAACTTTCTCAGCTTTGGTACTTCGTCCACCCCCGTACCCTTGAGTTCGCTGAATGTCATTATCGGGCCGAACGGGTCTGGCAAGTCCAACCTATTGGAGTCCATCGAGTTGCTGCGCAGTGCGCCGGAGCAACTGTCGAAACCTATCCGTGAAGGCGGTGGTGTCCGTGACTGGCTTTGGAAAGGGGCGAAGGGAACGCCAACTGCTGCCCTGGACTTTGTGATAGCCCACCCCAGGGGGGCGCAGAACCTGCGTTATCAGCTGGCATTCACGGAAGTCGGGCAGCGTTTCGAGATCGCGGATGAGCGCGTCGAGAACGAAAAGCCGGACGGGGCGCGTCATGCCCAGCCGTATTTCTTCTATCACTTCAACGGCGGCCGGCCGGTGCTGAACCTGAAAGGTGGGGGCAGCCGTTCCCTGCAACAGGAAGATGTCGACCTGGAGAAGTCAATCCTATCTCAGCGTCGCGACCCGGATCAGTACCCGGAAGTAACTTACCTGGGGCAGACGCTGGGCAAGATCCGGCTTTACAGGGAATGGAGTTTTGGCCGCTACACCACGCCTCGGCTGCCGCAAAAGGCAGATTTGCCCAACGATGTGTTGGAACCGGATTGCAGCAATCTCGGCCTGGTGCTTAACCGGCTACGCCGCGACCCGGCGGTCAAGCGGCGTCTGTTGACGGCCCTGCAGTCGCTTTACAGCGGTATCGACGACTACGATGTGCAGATCGAGGGCGGTACGGTTCAGGTATTTTTCCACGAAGGAAACATGACGGTGCCGGCGACTCGCCTGTCAGACGGTACCTTGCGCTACTTGTGCCTGCTGGCGGTCCTGTGCCATCCCAATCCGCCTCCGCTGATCTGTATCGAAGAGCCTGAGCTTGGGCTGCACCCGGATATTTTGCCGACGTTGGCGGATCTGCTCAAAGAAGCGTCGACGCGCACGCAACTGATTGTGACCACGCATTCCGATGTGCTGGTAGATGCCATGAGTGATCAGCCGGAGTCGGTCCTGGTGGCAGAGAAGTCGGAGTCCGGTACGACGCTGACACGCCTGAATGCCGAGAAGCTCAAGCCTTGGCTGGAGAAATACCGGCTGGGCCAGCTATGGACGCGAGGTGAAATCGGAGGGACGCGCTGGTGA
- a CDS encoding MerR family transcriptional regulator has protein sequence MLEPSHNDELPPIPGKRYFTIGEVSELCAVKPHVLRYWEQEFPQLNPSKRGGNRRYYQRHDVLMIRQIRALLYDQGFTIGGARQRLSSDDAKEENIQYKQLIHQMIAELEDVLVVLKK, from the coding sequence ATGCTGGAACCAAGTCATAACGACGAGCTCCCGCCGATCCCAGGCAAACGCTACTTCACCATTGGTGAAGTCAGCGAGCTGTGTGCGGTAAAGCCGCACGTGCTGCGCTACTGGGAGCAGGAATTCCCTCAACTCAACCCCTCCAAGCGGGGCGGCAACCGCCGGTATTACCAGCGCCACGATGTGCTGATGATCCGCCAGATCCGCGCCTTGCTGTACGACCAGGGCTTCACCATCGGCGGGGCGCGCCAGCGCCTCTCCAGTGACGACGCCAAGGAAGAGAACATCCAGTACAAGCAACTGATCCACCAGATGATTGCGGAGCTGGAGGATGTGCTGGTGGTGCTCAAGAAGTAA
- the ihfA gene encoding integration host factor subunit alpha, translating into MGALTKAEMAERLYEELGLNKREAKELVELFFEEIRHALEDNEQVKLSGFGNFDLRDKRQRPGRNPKTGEEIPITARRVVTFRPGQKLKARVEAYAGTKS; encoded by the coding sequence ATGGGGGCTCTGACGAAAGCTGAAATGGCGGAACGTCTCTACGAGGAGTTGGGTCTTAACAAACGCGAGGCCAAGGAATTGGTCGAGCTGTTCTTTGAAGAGATCCGCCACGCACTCGAGGACAACGAGCAGGTCAAATTGTCGGGTTTCGGCAACTTTGATTTGCGCGACAAACGCCAGCGGCCTGGCCGCAATCCAAAAACGGGAGAGGAAATCCCGATCACGGCGCGCCGTGTGGTCACCTTTCGTCCAGGGCAGAAACTGAAAGCCCGAGTTGAGGCCTATGCTGGAACCAAGTCATAA
- the pheT gene encoding phenylalanine--tRNA ligase subunit beta, with translation MKFSEQWLRGWVSPQVSRDELVARLSMAGLEVDSVTPAAGEFSGVVVGEVLSTEQHPDADKLRVCQVSNGAETFQVVCGAPNVRPGLKVPFAMIGAQLPGDFKIKKAKLRGVESNGMLCSQAELQIGEGNDGLFELAADAPVGDDIRAYLSLDDASIEVDLTPNRGDCLSLAGLAREVGALYAADVARPTVPAVAAVHDEVRPVEVLAPAACPRYLGRVIRNVDLSKPTPLWMVERLRRSDVRSIDAAVDITNYVMIELGQPLHAFDLAEINGGIRVRMAEEGEKLVLLDGQEVTLRSDTLVIADHNRALAIAGVMGGEHSGVNTATTRDIFLESAFFDQIAVAGKARSYGLHTDASHRYERGVDWKLAREAMERATGLLLEITGGEAGPIIETVSEAHLPSVAPVTLRAERITQMLGMEMASAEVERLLTGLGLGVTANGAGQWTVEVPSHRFDISLEVDLIEELARLYGYNRLPVRYPQARLAPKAKAEARSGLPELRRLLVARGYQEAITYSFIDPKQFELFSPGVEPLLLANPISNDMAAMRSSLWPGLVKVLQHNLNRQQDRVRLFESGLRFVGQLEGLKQEPMLAGVVCGSRLPEGWAHGRDSVDFFDVKADVEAILGAAGALDAFTFVPGKHPALHPGQTAQIERDGKLVGFIGAIHPELSKTLGLDRPVFVFELVLAEVAAGKMPKFSELSRFPEVRRDLALLADKGVASSAVLEVIRENAGEWLTDLRLFDVYEGKGIDPHRKSLAVGLTWQHPSRTLNDDEVNSATQNILTSLETRLNATLRK, from the coding sequence ATGAAATTCAGTGAACAATGGCTGCGTGGCTGGGTAAGCCCGCAGGTGAGCCGCGACGAGCTGGTTGCTCGTCTGTCGATGGCGGGTCTGGAGGTCGACAGCGTGACCCCGGCCGCCGGCGAATTCAGCGGCGTGGTGGTCGGTGAAGTACTGAGCACCGAGCAGCACCCGGACGCCGACAAGTTGCGCGTCTGCCAGGTCAGCAACGGCGCGGAAACCTTCCAGGTCGTCTGCGGTGCGCCGAACGTGCGCCCGGGCCTGAAGGTGCCGTTCGCCATGATTGGCGCCCAGCTGCCAGGCGACTTCAAGATCAAGAAGGCCAAGCTGCGCGGCGTTGAATCCAACGGCATGCTCTGCTCGCAGGCCGAATTGCAGATCGGTGAAGGCAACGACGGCCTGTTCGAACTGGCCGCCGATGCGCCAGTGGGCGACGACATCCGTGCCTACCTGAGCCTGGACGACGCCAGCATCGAGGTCGACCTGACCCCGAACCGCGGCGACTGCCTGTCCCTGGCGGGTCTTGCCCGTGAAGTCGGCGCGCTGTACGCCGCTGACGTCGCGCGTCCAACCGTGCCTGCCGTCGCTGCCGTGCACGACGAGGTGCGTCCGGTTGAAGTCCTGGCGCCGGCCGCGTGCCCACGTTACCTGGGCCGGGTGATCCGCAATGTCGACCTGTCCAAGCCGACCCCACTGTGGATGGTCGAGCGCCTGCGTCGTTCCGACGTACGCAGCATCGACGCTGCCGTCGACATCACCAACTACGTGATGATCGAACTGGGCCAGCCACTGCACGCCTTCGACCTCGCCGAAATCAACGGCGGCATCCGTGTGCGCATGGCTGAAGAAGGCGAGAAGCTGGTACTGCTCGACGGTCAGGAAGTCACCCTGCGTAGCGATACCCTGGTGATTGCCGACCACAACCGCGCCCTGGCGATCGCCGGCGTGATGGGTGGCGAGCACAGCGGTGTGAACACCGCGACCACGCGCGACATCTTCCTGGAAAGTGCGTTCTTCGATCAGATCGCCGTCGCGGGCAAGGCCCGTTCCTACGGTCTGCACACCGACGCTTCGCACCGCTACGAGCGTGGCGTGGACTGGAAACTGGCCCGTGAAGCCATGGAGCGCGCCACTGGCCTGCTGCTGGAAATCACCGGCGGTGAAGCCGGCCCGATCATCGAAACCGTCAGCGAAGCGCACCTGCCTTCCGTGGCGCCGGTCACCCTGCGTGCCGAGCGCATCACCCAGATGCTGGGCATGGAAATGGCCTCGGCCGAAGTCGAGCGCCTGCTGACCGGCCTGGGCCTGGGCGTCACCGCCAATGGGGCAGGGCAGTGGACGGTAGAAGTACCAAGCCATCGCTTCGATATCAGCCTGGAAGTCGACCTGATCGAAGAACTGGCGCGCCTGTACGGCTACAACCGCCTGCCGGTTCGTTACCCGCAAGCCCGTCTGGCGCCAAAGGCCAAGGCTGAAGCCCGTAGTGGCCTGCCTGAGCTGCGTCGCCTGCTGGTCGCGCGTGGCTACCAGGAAGCGATCACCTACAGCTTCATCGATCCGAAGCAGTTCGAGCTGTTCAGCCCAGGCGTCGAGCCGCTGCTGCTGGCCAACCCGATCTCCAACGACATGGCGGCCATGCGCTCGTCCCTGTGGCCGGGCCTGGTCAAGGTGCTGCAGCACAACCTGAACCGTCAGCAGGACCGCGTGCGCCTGTTCGAAAGCGGCCTGCGTTTTGTCGGCCAGCTGGAAGGCCTGAAGCAAGAGCCGATGCTGGCCGGTGTGGTCTGCGGCAGCCGTCTGCCGGAAGGCTGGGCACACGGTCGCGACTCGGTCGACTTCTTCGACGTCAAGGCGGACGTGGAAGCGATCCTGGGCGCTGCCGGCGCACTGGATGCGTTCACCTTCGTGCCGGGCAAACACCCTGCGCTGCATCCGGGCCAGACCGCCCAGATCGAGCGCGACGGGAAACTGGTCGGCTTCATTGGTGCGATCCACCCTGAGCTGTCCAAGACCTTGGGTCTGGATCGTCCGGTGTTCGTCTTCGAGCTGGTCCTGGCTGAAGTGGCGGCGGGCAAGATGCCGAAATTCAGCGAGCTGTCGCGCTTCCCGGAAGTGCGTCGTGACCTGGCCCTGCTGGCGGACAAAGGCGTGGCATCCAGCGCGGTCCTGGAGGTTATTCGTGAAAATGCAGGCGAATGGCTGACGGACCTCAGGCTTTTTGACGTTTATGAGGGTAAAGGCATTGATCCTCATAGAAAAAGCCTGGCCGTTGGCTTGACCTGGCAGCATCCATCGCGCACTCTTAATGACGATGAGGTGAACTCCGCAACGCAAAATATCCTCACCTCGCTTGAAACCAGGTTGAACGCCACGTTAAGGAAGTGA